Genomic segment of Cloacibacillus sp.:
CCGTGTACTCGGCTATCTGTTCGGTAGAACATCCGCGGAATATCCTTCGGATGTATTCGCGCTTTGTCATCTCGGAAAGTTCGCTTGCAAAAATCTCCATGTTGAGGCTGGCATAGAGCCTGGGCTGTCTGCTGGGCGAGCGCAGGCAGGTGGCAAGCGCCTTTTGCGCGCGGGTGAAGGCGGCCCCGATTTGTTGATAGTTTGGCGCGGCGGCATCGATTCCTATAACAAGCGTCACAGCCGCCTCTTTCTCCGTATCTTTTTTGAGGCAATCAGCCAGAGCCAACATTTTTTCGTCTGATACGGTCGTCGTGAGGCAGACAAGATAACTATCTGATCTGAATACCAGGTTTGCTTCGTCCTGATACCTCAGGTGGTCGTGTATCTTCTTTTCCACGGCGTCGATAGTACGCTGGTGTGTCGCGGCATCTGCGCCAGCCTCGTTTGGTATCACCGAAATTAGCATAAGGCGGCGCGGCAAGGTTATGTCAATAATAAAGAGACGTAGGCCGTTGTTGACCATCGTCGGGGTGATCTCATTCTGCGCGCCGTGTATCCATTCGCTGAGAAAACGCGTGCGGGCGCGTGATTCGACGTTGAGCTGTTCCGACATTGCTATGTCGAGTATGAGTATCTCTGTCATTTTTTTTATTATCTGTCCATATTTTTCTACCTTCTCGTAAGGCCCGGTCACTCCGATGGTGCCCACTATTTCGTCGCGGAAAGTTATGGGGAGGTTCGTCCCCTGCTTCGCACCTTCGTATTCGCCGTCGCGATGCACGACTAGCTC
This window contains:
- a CDS encoding sugar diacid recognition domain-containing protein codes for the protein MIFPKRSAIAIVHEISGIIGEQVNMMDVNGIIIASTDPDRINTFHGGAKRVVEEKLDELVVHRDGEYEGAKQGTNLPITFRDEIVGTIGVTGPYEKVEKYGQIIKKMTEILILDIAMSEQLNVESRARTRFLSEWIHGAQNEITPTMVNNGLRLFIIDITLPRRLMLISVIPNEAGADAATHQRTIDAVEKKIHDHLRYQDEANLVFRSDSYLVCLTTTVSDEKMLALADCLKKDTEKEAAVTLVIGIDAAAPNYQQIGAAFTRAQKALATCLRSPSRQPRLYASLNMEIFASELSEMTKREYIRRIFRGCSTEQIAEYTAQLEVYYECEGSITKAAEKLLIHKNTLQYRLKKLAEQTGYDPRSIKFSSLYYNAIHFYRDIEKTL